Proteins from a single region of Natrinema amylolyticum:
- a CDS encoding hydroxypyruvate isomerase family protein, which yields MPKISVCVEMVYDDEPFHERISRAAEVGADAVEFWDWRGKDLDRIESAAADAGIPIIGCVAGGTLTDPDAADDAVETIRESIETAADLGIPSLIATTGPDQEGLDRPTQHDAIVDVLSRVAPDAEAAGVTIVLEPLNAAVDHPDYYLETSAEGYEIIDAVDSPNVRLLYDVYHQQITEGDVIRNITENIDRIGHFHVAAVPGRHDPGTGELDYETIFAAIDETGYDGYVGCEFSPIGDSDEAMATVLNWR from the coding sequence ATGCCGAAGATCTCCGTCTGCGTGGAGATGGTATACGACGACGAGCCGTTTCACGAGCGGATCTCGCGGGCCGCCGAGGTCGGGGCTGATGCGGTCGAGTTCTGGGACTGGCGCGGAAAGGACCTCGACCGGATCGAGAGCGCCGCGGCGGACGCGGGGATCCCGATCATCGGCTGCGTCGCGGGTGGGACGCTTACCGATCCCGATGCGGCCGACGACGCCGTTGAGACGATCCGCGAGTCGATTGAAACGGCAGCCGATCTCGGCATTCCCTCGCTCATCGCGACGACCGGTCCGGACCAGGAGGGTTTGGATCGGCCGACCCAGCACGACGCCATCGTCGACGTCCTTTCGCGGGTTGCGCCGGACGCCGAAGCGGCGGGCGTGACGATCGTTCTGGAACCGCTGAACGCGGCGGTCGATCATCCCGATTACTACCTCGAGACGTCCGCGGAGGGCTACGAGATCATCGACGCGGTCGACTCGCCGAACGTCAGGCTGCTGTACGACGTCTATCACCAGCAGATCACCGAGGGCGACGTTATTCGAAATATCACCGAGAACATCGACCGTATCGGCCACTTTCACGTGGCCGCCGTTCCCGGGCGACACGATCCCGGTACCGGTGAACTCGACTACGAGACGATCTTCGCGGCGATCGATGAGACGGGCTACGACGGCTACGTCGGCTGCGAGTTCTCGCCGATCGGCGATTCCGACGAGGCGATGGCGACAGTGTTGAACTGGCGTTGA
- a CDS encoding universal stress protein gives MDHALVVIDDTETHRALLAEAGQLARDTDAKLTVLAWITPDQADETADSLEVIEQVEGTSYGEPDSNSAARQFAQQFADDVFESDDDSIEFTADGIVIEDGDRADEIIAAAERLDCDHIFLVGRQRSPTGKAIFGDVAQRILLNFDGTVTLKMD, from the coding sequence ATGGATCATGCACTCGTCGTTATCGACGACACTGAGACGCATCGAGCGCTCCTCGCGGAAGCCGGACAGTTAGCCCGCGACACCGACGCGAAATTGACCGTACTCGCGTGGATAACGCCGGATCAGGCCGACGAGACGGCCGATAGCCTGGAAGTGATCGAACAGGTCGAGGGGACGTCGTACGGCGAACCCGACTCGAACTCCGCGGCGCGGCAGTTCGCACAGCAGTTCGCGGACGACGTCTTCGAATCGGACGACGATTCGATCGAGTTCACGGCCGATGGAATCGTCATCGAGGACGGCGACCGCGCCGACGAGATCATCGCCGCCGCGGAGCGCCTCGACTGCGATCACATCTTTCTCGTCGGTCGACAGCGGTCGCCGACCGGAAAGGCGATCTTCGGCGACGTCGCTCAGCGGATCCTGCTCAACTTCGACGGCACCGTGACGCTCAAAATGGACTGA
- a CDS encoding glycosyl hydrolase 115 family protein, with translation MGMITDGPPDGGVPIVYEDAVADIYVAEGDHEVARIAATDLGDDVERVTGRRPAVTGSLDDLASSAVIVGTVGRSEGVERCLRASDVDVATLTDERESFVIETVEEPLPGLESCVLIAGSDRRGTAYGAYELSERIGVSPWYWWADVPPEKRDAVVVESGTYEFGPPSVTHRGIFLNDEDFGLRPWASETFAPAEADDRPGIGPTTYERIFELLLRLKANTVWPAMHPGTKAFYRYPENSAVADDYAIIVGTSHCEPMHRNNVDEWNDADGEWNYATNRERILAYWRSRVEAVADSENVFTLGMRGIHDAGMPGGETRAETAELLQRVIDDQRRLLDEAHDRPVEEIPQVFCPYKEVLDVYREGIDVPEDVCLLWPDDNHGYVRELPTDTEQQREGGSGLYYHLSYWGRPHDYLWLSSVPLGLVRSELTKAYDAGARDYWVVNVGDIKPTETELEFALDLAWDVEATRSVSSAEWLRDWAAREFGETHADDIAELLAEYYRLALARKPEHMGWSSVYPDTPPDEPAFSFVREGDEARRRVDAFERLVERAEAVSEALPPERRPSFYQLVLYQVRCAAAMAEKYLHAARSRLYAGQGRTSANRYADLAERAHRRIEGETRYYNEILADGKWEGMLSHRPRDLPVFDAPATANLTPREGAALGVAAEGRRTPIRGDERTLPALPTFDPGVDPDRFVDVFTRGDDPVEWSATPSDEWIDVDATEGVVEDERRLWVGVDWDAVPDQGATGDVTIEGAGVEKTVRVDAAAPRGDPCSDFVETNGAVAIEAERYSSARDGDPGVWTRCDVPGRVSGTTVAVEPSIFSSHDPGSDDAPLLEYDIELSATGSVDVEVQCIPTQALNERRDLRYEVAIDGGESAVVSIDPDGGEHDPQWQANVLRGAAIGTTTHEIETARTHTLQLHALDPGLIVDRIVVYTDGERKTYLGPRESAIER, from the coding sequence ATGGGTATGATAACTGACGGGCCGCCAGACGGCGGCGTCCCGATCGTGTACGAGGACGCGGTCGCCGATATTTACGTCGCCGAGGGCGATCACGAGGTCGCGAGGATCGCGGCGACCGACCTCGGCGACGACGTCGAGCGCGTCACCGGACGCCGTCCCGCGGTCACCGGGTCGCTCGACGACCTCGCTTCGTCCGCCGTGATCGTCGGGACGGTCGGTCGCTCCGAGGGCGTCGAGCGGTGTCTCCGGGCGAGCGACGTCGACGTCGCGACGCTGACGGACGAACGGGAGAGTTTCGTCATCGAGACGGTCGAAGAGCCGCTTCCCGGCCTCGAGTCGTGCGTGCTGATCGCCGGGAGCGATCGCCGCGGGACGGCCTACGGCGCGTACGAACTGTCTGAGCGGATCGGCGTCTCGCCGTGGTACTGGTGGGCCGACGTGCCACCCGAGAAGCGCGACGCGGTCGTCGTCGAGTCGGGGACGTACGAGTTCGGTCCTCCCTCGGTGACTCATCGGGGGATCTTCCTCAACGACGAGGATTTCGGGTTGCGGCCGTGGGCGTCGGAGACGTTCGCCCCGGCGGAGGCCGACGATCGGCCCGGGATCGGGCCGACGACGTACGAGCGGATTTTCGAACTGCTGTTGCGTCTCAAGGCGAACACCGTCTGGCCGGCGATGCATCCCGGGACGAAGGCGTTCTACCGGTATCCGGAGAATTCGGCCGTCGCCGACGACTACGCGATCATCGTGGGAACGTCGCACTGCGAACCGATGCACAGAAACAACGTCGACGAGTGGAACGACGCCGACGGTGAGTGGAACTACGCGACCAACCGCGAGCGGATACTGGCGTACTGGCGGTCGCGCGTCGAAGCCGTGGCGGACTCCGAGAACGTCTTTACGCTTGGAATGCGCGGCATCCACGACGCCGGCATGCCAGGCGGGGAGACGCGAGCGGAGACGGCCGAGTTGCTCCAGCGGGTGATCGACGATCAGCGGCGACTGCTGGACGAGGCCCACGACCGGCCCGTCGAGGAGATCCCGCAAGTGTTCTGCCCGTACAAGGAGGTCCTCGACGTGTATCGCGAGGGAATCGACGTCCCCGAGGACGTCTGTCTACTGTGGCCGGACGACAACCACGGCTACGTCCGGGAACTGCCGACCGACACCGAGCAGCAGCGTGAGGGCGGGTCGGGGCTGTACTATCACCTCTCCTACTGGGGCCGTCCGCACGATTATCTCTGGCTGTCGAGCGTCCCGTTGGGCCTCGTTCGATCCGAACTGACGAAAGCGTACGACGCCGGCGCTCGCGACTACTGGGTCGTGAACGTCGGCGATATCAAACCGACCGAGACGGAGTTGGAGTTCGCTCTCGATCTCGCGTGGGACGTCGAGGCGACCCGCTCCGTCTCGAGCGCTGAGTGGCTGCGCGACTGGGCCGCCCGCGAGTTCGGCGAGACCCACGCCGACGATATCGCCGAGCTTCTCGCCGAGTACTACCGGCTGGCGCTCGCCCGAAAGCCCGAACACATGGGGTGGTCGTCGGTGTATCCGGACACGCCACCGGACGAGCCCGCGTTCAGTTTCGTCCGCGAGGGCGACGAAGCGCGCCGCCGAGTCGACGCGTTCGAACGCCTCGTCGAACGAGCGGAGGCGGTCAGCGAGGCCCTTCCGCCGGAGCGACGACCGAGCTTCTATCAGTTGGTGCTGTATCAGGTGCGCTGTGCCGCAGCGATGGCGGAGAAGTACCTCCACGCGGCCCGAAGCCGGCTGTACGCCGGACAGGGCCGCACGAGTGCCAATCGCTACGCCGACCTGGCCGAGCGCGCTCACCGGCGGATCGAAGGCGAGACGCGATACTACAACGAGATCCTCGCTGACGGCAAGTGGGAGGGGATGCTCTCACACCGGCCTCGAGACCTGCCAGTGTTCGACGCACCCGCGACGGCGAATCTCACGCCGCGGGAGGGCGCTGCGCTCGGCGTCGCCGCGGAGGGCCGTCGGACGCCGATCCGCGGGGACGAGCGCACGCTGCCGGCGTTGCCGACGTTCGATCCGGGAGTCGACCCGGACCGCTTCGTCGACGTGTTCACTCGCGGCGACGACCCCGTCGAGTGGTCCGCGACGCCGAGCGACGAGTGGATCGACGTCGACGCCACCGAGGGAGTCGTCGAGGACGAACGCCGATTGTGGGTCGGGGTCGATTGGGACGCCGTCCCGGATCAGGGGGCGACCGGCGACGTGACGATCGAGGGGGCGGGCGTCGAAAAGACCGTTCGCGTCGACGCGGCGGCGCCGCGAGGCGACCCCTGCAGTGATTTCGTCGAGACGAACGGCGCCGTCGCCATCGAGGCGGAGCGGTACAGCAGCGCCCGCGACGGCGATCCGGGCGTCTGGACCCGGTGTGACGTCCCGGGGCGCGTTTCGGGAACGACCGTCGCCGTAGAGCCGTCGATCTTCTCGAGCCACGATCCGGGGAGCGACGACGCCCCGCTGTTGGAGTACGACATCGAGCTGTCCGCGACCGGCTCCGTCGACGTCGAGGTCCAGTGCATTCCGACACAGGCGCTCAACGAGCGGCGGGATCTGCGGTACGAAGTAGCCATCGACGGCGGCGAGAGCGCGGTCGTCTCGATCGATCCCGACGGCGGCGAGCACGACCCCCAATGGCAAGCGAACGTCCTCCGCGGAGCCGCGATCGGGACGACGACACACGAGATCGAGACGGCGAGGACGCACACCCTCCAACTACACGCGTTGGATCCCGGTCTCATCGTGGACCGGATCGTCGTCTACACCGACGGCGAGCGGAAGACGTACCTCGGCCCGCGAGAATCGGCCATCGAACGGTGA
- a CDS encoding glycoside hydrolase family 2 TIM barrel-domain containing protein — protein sequence MTRDWADPETVGRNRIDPHAYLLPYAATRNATVGNRGASPWISVLNGEWRFQLSETPAAAPESFHEPTADVSDWDRIEVPQHWQTAGYGAPHYTNVVYPFPLDPPHVPTENPTASYRRTVHVPDDWDDRQLRLRFGGVDSAFHLWVNGEEVGYSEGSRLPSEFDVTDYLSPGENTLAVRVYKWSTGSYLEDQDMWWLSGIFRDVTLYAKPMVQVADVDVRTELDERYEDAVLRASVEVRNVGDDGGQTQIEPTLRDADGAPVSTTLEAQSVALEAGEATTLEFETTVEEPRTWTAEMPDCYDFVLGVSQVEGDDETVLAQTVGFREIEIVDGQLLVNGEPVTIRGVNRHDFHPDRGRAVPLETMREDVEMMKRHNINAVRTAHYPNDPRFYELCNEYGLYVLDETDLECHGMVHAETTEHVSDDPDWEAAYVDRMVRMVERDKNHPSVIVWSLGNESDLGTHHKRMAAATRERDPMRPIHYEPDTDQTVSDIIGPMYPPFEQLEEWAETDLEHPVVLCEYAHAMGNGPGNLREFWDLFDEHEGLQGGFVWDWIDQGLRRTADDGTEWFAYGGDFGDEPNDANFNINGLVFPDREPSPGLTEYKKVIEPVVLREADLERGELTVENRYDFRSLEHLRASWRVLSDGRVVRSGRLPLPAVEAGDAATVTVPVDADGLDIDGFDADAERVLSVDVSLARETAWAPEGHTVATGEFELPENGSGAGSASRPTTGVTAPLTCDAAGEEIRVSNGQFELVFDRTFGVIDSFTYRNRSLLESGPSVGIWRAPTDNDGGLPLSRTLLSQFTERYENEELVQAGDLATVGFEQLWREHGLDRLQFRTDDITYAQGERDTDPVTITVEGRLAPPIYDHGFAVEQTYAIGNTGAITVDTALEPDGDLSLLPSLPRVGLDLTLADDLEQVTWYGRGPGESYVDSKEAALLGRYSRSVADLQTPYVAPQESGNRTDTRWVTFTDQRGVGLFVTGETSFDFSAHPFSTADLDEAEHTHELPDRDGVWVSLDDDHCGLGTGSCGPSTLEEYRLEPEPTAFRMELHPFAADELVATDQY from the coding sequence ATGACTCGAGACTGGGCCGATCCGGAGACGGTCGGTCGAAATCGGATCGATCCGCACGCGTATCTCCTCCCGTACGCGGCGACGAGGAACGCGACCGTCGGGAACCGGGGGGCGTCGCCCTGGATCTCGGTGCTGAACGGGGAGTGGCGATTTCAGTTGTCGGAGACGCCGGCTGCCGCTCCGGAATCGTTTCACGAGCCGACCGCGGACGTGAGCGACTGGGACCGGATCGAGGTACCCCAGCACTGGCAGACGGCCGGCTACGGCGCGCCCCACTATACGAACGTGGTCTATCCGTTCCCCCTCGATCCACCGCACGTCCCCACCGAGAACCCGACGGCCTCGTATCGTCGCACCGTCCACGTCCCCGACGACTGGGACGACCGGCAGCTCCGACTCCGATTCGGCGGCGTCGACTCCGCGTTCCACCTCTGGGTCAATGGGGAAGAAGTCGGGTACAGCGAGGGCAGCCGACTCCCGTCGGAGTTCGACGTGACCGACTACCTCTCTCCCGGTGAGAACACGCTTGCCGTCCGTGTCTACAAGTGGTCGACCGGGAGCTACCTCGAGGACCAGGACATGTGGTGGCTCAGTGGGATCTTTCGCGACGTCACCCTCTACGCGAAGCCGATGGTGCAGGTCGCCGACGTCGACGTTCGGACCGAACTCGACGAGCGGTACGAGGACGCCGTCCTGCGGGCGTCCGTCGAGGTACGCAACGTCGGCGACGACGGCGGGCAGACCCAAATCGAGCCGACGCTGCGCGACGCGGACGGAGCGCCGGTCTCGACGACCCTCGAGGCGCAGTCCGTCGCGCTCGAGGCCGGCGAGGCGACGACCCTCGAGTTCGAGACGACCGTCGAGGAGCCCCGCACGTGGACCGCGGAGATGCCCGACTGCTACGATTTCGTCCTCGGCGTCTCTCAAGTCGAGGGCGACGACGAGACGGTCCTCGCGCAGACGGTCGGCTTCCGCGAAATCGAGATCGTCGACGGGCAGTTGCTGGTCAACGGCGAGCCGGTGACGATCCGCGGCGTCAACCGCCACGATTTCCATCCCGACCGCGGCCGCGCCGTCCCGCTCGAGACGATGCGGGAGGACGTCGAGATGATGAAACGGCACAACATAAACGCGGTTCGGACGGCTCACTACCCGAACGATCCGCGGTTTTACGAGCTCTGTAACGAGTACGGGCTCTACGTGCTCGACGAGACCGACCTTGAGTGCCACGGGATGGTCCACGCGGAGACGACCGAGCACGTAAGCGACGACCCCGACTGGGAAGCCGCGTACGTCGACCGGATGGTTCGGATGGTCGAACGCGACAAGAACCACCCCAGCGTCATCGTCTGGTCGCTGGGCAACGAGTCGGACCTCGGAACCCACCACAAACGGATGGCAGCGGCGACGCGCGAGCGCGATCCGATGCGGCCGATCCACTACGAACCCGACACCGACCAGACGGTCTCCGACATCATCGGGCCGATGTATCCGCCGTTCGAGCAACTCGAGGAGTGGGCCGAGACCGACCTCGAGCATCCGGTCGTGCTCTGCGAGTACGCCCACGCGATGGGGAACGGGCCGGGGAACCTCCGTGAGTTCTGGGACCTCTTTGACGAGCACGAGGGCCTGCAGGGCGGTTTCGTCTGGGACTGGATCGACCAGGGACTCCGGCGAACGGCCGACGACGGGACGGAGTGGTTCGCCTACGGCGGCGACTTCGGCGACGAGCCGAACGACGCGAACTTCAACATCAACGGGCTCGTCTTCCCCGATCGGGAGCCCTCACCCGGACTCACCGAGTACAAAAAGGTCATCGAGCCGGTCGTCCTGCGCGAGGCCGATCTCGAGCGGGGAGAGCTCACCGTCGAGAACCGGTACGATTTCCGGTCGCTCGAGCACCTCCGTGCCTCCTGGCGCGTGCTGTCCGACGGCCGTGTCGTCCGGAGCGGGCGGCTGCCGTTGCCCGCTGTCGAGGCCGGCGACGCCGCGACGGTCACGGTTCCCGTCGACGCGGACGGACTCGATATAGATGGGTTCGACGCGGACGCCGAGCGCGTCCTCAGCGTCGACGTCTCGCTCGCTCGCGAGACGGCGTGGGCGCCGGAGGGGCACACGGTTGCGACCGGCGAGTTCGAACTTCCGGAAAATGGATCCGGGGCCGGCTCCGCTTCGCGGCCGACGACCGGCGTCACCGCGCCGCTGACGTGTGACGCGGCCGGGGAGGAGATCCGCGTTTCGAACGGGCAGTTCGAACTGGTCTTCGATCGCACGTTCGGCGTCATCGACTCGTTCACGTACCGGAATCGGTCGCTACTGGAGAGCGGTCCCTCGGTCGGGATCTGGCGCGCGCCGACGGACAACGACGGGGGACTCCCGCTCTCGCGAACGCTGCTATCGCAATTTACCGAACGCTACGAGAACGAGGAACTCGTTCAGGCCGGGGATCTCGCGACCGTCGGATTCGAGCAGCTCTGGCGGGAGCACGGGCTCGATCGACTGCAGTTCCGCACCGACGACATCACGTATGCGCAGGGCGAGCGAGACACCGATCCCGTCACGATCACCGTCGAGGGTCGACTCGCGCCGCCGATATACGACCACGGGTTCGCAGTGGAGCAGACCTACGCGATCGGGAACACCGGCGCGATAACCGTCGACACCGCCCTCGAGCCCGACGGAGACCTGTCGCTGCTGCCCTCGCTCCCTCGAGTCGGGCTCGACCTCACGCTCGCGGACGACCTCGAGCAGGTCACGTGGTACGGGCGGGGACCGGGCGAGTCGTACGTCGACAGCAAGGAGGCCGCTCTCCTCGGCCGTTACAGCCGTTCGGTCGCCGATCTACAGACGCCTTACGTCGCTCCACAGGAGAGCGGGAACCGAACGGACACCCGCTGGGTGACGTTCACCGACCAGCGCGGGGTCGGTCTCTTCGTCACCGGCGAGACGTCCTTCGATTTCAGCGCACACCCCTTCAGTACCGCCGATCTCGACGAGGCCGAGCACACCCACGAACTCCCGGATCGGGACGGCGTCTGGGTCTCGCTCGACGACGACCACTGTGGGCTCGGGACCGGAAGTTGCGGGCCGTCGACGCTCGAGGAGTACCGACTCGAGCCAGAGCCGACCGCGTTCCGTATGGAGCTACACCCGTTCGCTGCGGACGAACTCGTGGCGACCGATCAGTACTGA
- a CDS encoding Gfo/Idh/MocA family protein produces MPHRVAVIGTGADPDNPDGDGYAMAYHHATAYENHPECDLVGCADIVPENAAAFADEFDIADENVFEEYDELLEAVEPDIVSLCVPPAIHDTIAIDCIRSGVVEAIHCEKPMADSYGGARMMTQEASRHDVQLTFNHQRRFSDAVRTAKALLDDGEIGDLERIEFAAPIGIFDYGSHSFDLCNYFNDEVPADWALGQIEYSEENVHFGAHNENQAVVLWEYENGVSGLGTSDSADDGGPTSAVECHHRLIGTRGTIELGPSGEDDEELPTLRIRRAGDEEWAAVETDDGLHSWEFIDRAIADNVRCLEADEEPELGAANALNATELIFATWESARRRGQVDLPLTIDDNPLEAMVESGDLSPVPTTEDE; encoded by the coding sequence ATGCCTCACCGAGTTGCCGTGATCGGTACCGGCGCGGACCCGGACAATCCCGACGGAGACGGCTACGCGATGGCGTATCACCACGCGACTGCCTACGAGAACCACCCCGAATGCGATCTCGTCGGGTGTGCGGACATCGTCCCCGAGAACGCCGCTGCGTTCGCCGACGAGTTCGATATCGCCGACGAGAACGTCTTCGAGGAGTACGACGAACTGCTCGAGGCGGTCGAACCCGATATCGTCTCGCTGTGCGTGCCACCCGCGATCCACGATACGATCGCGATCGACTGTATCCGATCGGGCGTCGTGGAGGCGATCCACTGCGAGAAGCCGATGGCCGACAGTTACGGCGGGGCGCGCATGATGACCCAGGAGGCGAGTCGGCACGACGTTCAGTTGACGTTCAACCACCAGCGGCGGTTCAGCGACGCGGTCAGAACGGCGAAGGCGTTGCTCGACGACGGCGAAATCGGCGACCTCGAGCGGATCGAGTTCGCCGCACCGATCGGCATCTTCGATTACGGATCGCACTCCTTCGACCTCTGTAACTACTTCAACGACGAGGTTCCCGCCGACTGGGCGCTCGGCCAGATCGAGTACAGCGAGGAGAACGTCCACTTCGGTGCGCACAACGAGAACCAGGCCGTCGTGCTCTGGGAGTACGAGAACGGCGTCAGCGGCCTCGGAACGAGCGACAGCGCCGACGACGGCGGCCCGACGAGCGCCGTCGAGTGTCACCACCGACTGATCGGCACCCGCGGTACGATCGAACTCGGTCCGTCCGGCGAGGACGACGAGGAACTGCCGACGTTGCGGATCCGCCGTGCCGGCGACGAGGAGTGGGCGGCCGTCGAGACCGACGACGGCCTGCACAGTTGGGAATTCATCGACCGCGCGATCGCCGACAACGTTCGCTGCCTCGAGGCGGACGAGGAGCCGGAACTCGGCGCGGCGAACGCACTGAACGCGACCGAACTCATCTTCGCCACGTGGGAGTCCGCTCGCCGACGCGGCCAGGTCGATCTCCCGCTGACCATCGACGACAACCCGCTCGAGGCGATGGTCGAGTCCGGCGACCTGTCGCCCGTCCCGACGACGGAGGACGAGTGA
- a CDS encoding glycoside hydrolase family 88 protein has protein sequence MARTPDALVAATADHGLPERYTERSGVDRAALDEALSVAIDRVDDTLDEFYDRFPSPSSRDLVYDATDNMDGWTASFWTGLCWLAYEVTGKRRFRDAAETQLETFERRLNEGNVDTHDLGFLYTLSAVAGHRLSGNERYRSMALSAADLLADRFLEAPGLIQAWGDHEATEESWERGRMIVDTMMNLPLLFWASEETGDPRYAAIAETHARTTAQHIVRPDGSTYHTFKCDVENGTPIGGDTAQGYDADSCWSRGQAWAIYGYAIAGDYADEGAYARLSATLANYYLSHLEDDSVPRWDFDAPAEQDHRDTSAAAIAACGLDELARQLPLADDRVRGYRNAARTTLGSLAENYSTVGTDSNGLLTDGAYDVANGDYDECCIWGDYFYVEGLVRATEHWSRYW, from the coding sequence ATGGCACGCACACCGGACGCACTGGTAGCAGCGACCGCGGATCACGGCCTTCCGGAGCGCTACACCGAACGGTCGGGAGTCGACCGAGCGGCGTTAGACGAGGCGCTATCGGTCGCTATCGACCGGGTCGATGACACGCTCGACGAGTTCTACGATCGGTTCCCGTCCCCGTCGAGTCGAGATCTGGTGTACGACGCGACGGACAACATGGACGGCTGGACCGCGTCCTTCTGGACGGGGCTGTGTTGGCTCGCGTACGAAGTCACGGGAAAGCGCCGGTTTCGGGACGCCGCCGAGACCCAACTCGAGACGTTCGAGCGCCGACTGAACGAGGGGAACGTCGACACACACGACCTCGGCTTTCTCTACACGCTGTCTGCGGTCGCCGGCCACCGTCTCTCCGGAAACGAACGGTACCGATCGATGGCGCTCTCGGCCGCGGATCTCCTCGCCGATCGGTTCCTGGAAGCGCCTGGACTCATTCAGGCGTGGGGCGACCACGAGGCCACCGAGGAATCCTGGGAACGGGGCCGAATGATCGTCGACACCATGATGAATCTCCCGCTGTTGTTCTGGGCGAGCGAGGAAACGGGCGACCCGCGGTACGCCGCGATCGCGGAGACGCACGCTCGGACGACCGCCCAACACATCGTTCGGCCCGACGGGTCGACCTACCACACGTTCAAGTGCGACGTCGAGAACGGGACGCCGATCGGCGGCGACACGGCCCAAGGGTACGACGCGGACTCCTGTTGGTCGCGGGGACAGGCGTGGGCGATCTACGGCTACGCGATCGCCGGGGACTACGCCGACGAGGGCGCGTACGCACGGCTCTCGGCGACGCTCGCTAACTACTACCTCTCGCACCTCGAGGACGACAGCGTCCCGCGGTGGGACTTCGACGCGCCGGCCGAGCAAGATCACCGGGATACCTCGGCCGCTGCGATCGCGGCCTGCGGCCTCGACGAACTCGCCCGGCAACTGCCGCTCGCGGACGACCGCGTTCGCGGCTACCGGAACGCCGCCCGCACGACGCTCGGGAGCCTCGCGGAAAACTACTCGACGGTGGGAACCGACTCGAACGGGTTGCTCACGGACGGGGCGTACGACGTGGCGAACGGGGACTACGACGAGTGTTGCATCTGGGGCGATTACTTCTACGTCGAGGGGCTCGTCCGGGCGACCGAACACTGGTCCCGATACTGGTGA